The window TTACAAAACAATGAGCAAAACCTTCAAAAGCATCTATTCGGTAATGTCCGGTAAAAATATTAGTACCATCATATATACAAACAGCATTACTAACATCACTGTAACTATATAAATTACTACTATCTTTACTCATATAATTAGCTTTATTATCTCTATCATTAGTGTATTATCCGGCAATATTCGGCAATTCTTTATTTGTTCGTTTATATTTAGTAGCAGGGCCTTGTCCTTCTTTTAATACATATTTACTTTTTACTAAAACAGATATATCATTACGTGCCGTTTTTTCTGAAATTCTATCTGTAAAATATGCTTCATATTCTTTGCTTGTAAAAGAACCACCTGCTTTTATCTGATTTAAAAATTCAGTCATTCTATCATTCAATTGTTCCGATTCGGTATATAGAGTAAGCGTGGTATAACCACCTTCGCTCTTCCATACAGGAGATTTATAACCTTCTTCAATAAACTCATTCTTTATTAAACTTAAACCTCTACCTACTTTTTCCATTTTACCCCTTAAATAAAACATAAGGGCAATATTAGGATTTCGTAATACAGAATGATGAGGAATGATGTTATTATCAGATATTATATTAGGTGGTATTTCACCTGAATTAATAATTTCAACTTTATCTGTATAAATATTAATAGTAATATCTCCCGAAAAGTCTGAATAGTCTCTATGAACAATTGCATTAATAACAGCTTCTCTAAGTCCAAGAACAGGATATTTAGGTGCTGTTATTCTATGTCCTGTATTTGGGTTAAATTCACTAATTAGAGGTAGGTTTTTTGTAAAATACTCAATAACCCTTTCATTAGCTGAAAATAAATTATCTTCAATAAATACTTCATCTGAATAATTGCCACCATCTTTTCCATAAGGCATTACTAATATTCTTATTCGGCATTGAGGAATAAACTTTGCCGGCTTTTTGCCAAATAAAAGCATAGCTCCATTATTCACAGATGAATAATCAACCATTTTATAATACGAAAGAAAACCATCAATAGTATCAGGTAAACTATCTCCTTTAACTTTTATTTTTGCATCAGAAATAGTAGCTTCTATTTCCTCTTTATCTAAATCGTCAACTGTTGCATCGGTTACATTAATTTTTTCCCAAGTAGATGCTTGCGGTTGACTGGTTCTTAAAAGTAAACTTACTTCATCAACATCTGCTGTTTTTGTTGATTCTCCTATTCTAATATAATACTCTCCATTAAAAGTATATGGTTGTCTTGAACCTTTTAAGACGTTTATCAGAATTAAATCTTTGCCTTTATACCTTTCTTTATTTATATACACCAATGGTTGCGGTATTATCTTGTTTAATACAGCCTCTTCTAAATTTTCAATCTTAGTATCAATACCATCTTTTACTCCTATTACTTTTTTATTCAAATATCCAACTAATACCCATCCTCCTTCGCTATTTAGAAAAGCACAAATTGATTGTAGTAAAGGTTCAGCATCAAATTTAGATTTAAACTCAATATAAATATCCTCTTGCTTTAACAGCTTTGTAATAAATGTTTGTCCTGCCATAATATACTAATTTGAGTTGTTTATTAATTTTGTAATTCTTTCAGGGTATTTGAATTGCGACTCCAAATGCAATACAATATCATTAATACCAATATACGACTGCACCCAGTTTCCTGTTCGTATTGATGCAGGTTTTTCTTTATCCTTTATAGCTTCGTTGTACATATTTACACAACGAGTATCCATCACCT of the Bacteroidota bacterium genome contains:
- a CDS encoding putative DNA binding domain-containing protein; its protein translation is MAGQTFITKLLKQEDIYIEFKSKFDAEPLLQSICAFLNSEGGWVLVGYLNKKVIGVKDGIDTKIENLEEAVLNKIIPQPLVYINKERYKGKDLILINVLKGSRQPYTFNGEYYIRIGESTKTADVDEVSLLLRTSQPQASTWEKINVTDATVDDLDKEEIEATISDAKIKVKGDSLPDTIDGFLSYYKMVDYSSVNNGAMLLFGKKPAKFIPQCRIRILVMPYGKDGGNYSDEVFIEDNLFSANERVIEYFTKNLPLISEFNPNTGHRITAPKYPVLGLREAVINAIVHRDYSDFSGDITINIYTDKVEIINSGEIPPNIISDNNIIPHHSVLRNPNIALMFYLRGKMEKVGRGLSLIKNEFIEEGYKSPVWKSEGGYTTLTLYTESEQLNDRMTEFLNQIKAGGSFTSKEYEAYFTDRISEKTARNDISVLVKSKYVLKEGQGPATKYKRTNKELPNIAG